One Pseudomonas syringae CC1557 genomic window, GGCTTATCTGTTGCGTTTTCTGGAAGACGGGCAGATTAAGCCCCTGGGCGGCAGCGAGCCACTCAGCGTTGACGTCCGGGTACTGGCCGCGACCGAGTCAGACCTCGAAACAGCCATTCGTAAAAAGCGTTTTCGTGAGGATTTGTACTACCGGCTCAACGTACTGCAGGTGGGCACCGCGCCACTGCGCGAACGGCATGGCGATCTGGCCATTCTGGCTAACCATTTTGCTCACCTCTACAACCTGGACAGAGGCAGGCGCGCACGCAGTTTCAGTCAGGATGCGCTCATCGCCCTTGGCAAGCACGACTGGCCAGGCAATGTTGGCGAATTGGCCAATCGGGTGCGGCGAGGGCTGGTGCTGGCGGAAGGCAGACAGATCGAAGCTGGCAATCTGGGGTTACCCGACGACGATGTGATGGGCAGTATCAGTACTCTGGACGAGTATAAATCCCGCGCCGAGCGTCAGGCACTGTGTGACGTGCTGACTCGCCACAGTGACAACCTGAGCATGGCTGCCAAGGCGCTAGGCATCTCGCGACCGACTTTCTACCGCCTGCTGCACAAGCACCAGATCCGCTGATGCACCGAGCAGTTTTGCCACCGCAACCATCGCCTGTTCACGACGCTGCTGCCAGTCGCCGTCGAGCACCTGATAGGGTTTTCGATGCGTGTCGAGCCATTTCCGGCTAGCTTCGAAGAACGCCTGGCGTTCGCCCGGATCCGGCTGGCAGCGTTGCCCATCGCTGATCCAGTCCACACCCTTCGGTGACAGCAGCAGGTGCAGGTCGTAGGACCTGCTCAGCAATTGCTCTTCAATCCATGCAGGGCAGTCGCCGAACAGGGTCCGGCTCCAAAGTATGTTGCTCAACAGATGGGTGTCGAGAATCAGCAACTCAGGAGCGCCGGCACGTGCAGTATCTTCCCGGGTCAGTTGACCCTGAGCGATGGTCGGGATATCGCTGTAGAAGGTATCGCGGCCCTGTTGTTCGATGAACTCACGAACGTATTCACCGACCATGACCCCGCCGAAATGCTTGTGAATTTCGGCCGCCAGCCAGCTCTTGCCGCTGGACTCGGGGCCGGTCAGGACCAGCACTTTCATCGCGCCAGCACCAGATCATTGCGCCATTCGCGCCAGCCCTGAACGGCCAGCAGGGTGAAGAGTGCGTAAAGGGCCGCCGTCAGGTACAGGTCTTTGTAGATGAACAGGCCGACAAAGGTCACATCCAGAACAATCCACAGCGGCCAGCACTGCACGCGCTTCTGGGCCATCCAGACTTGAGCGACCAGGCTGAAACCGGTCAGTGCCGCATCGAGCCAGGGTTGTGCTGCATCAGTGAAATGGGCCATGCCGGCGCCCAGTACCAGGCTGATCAGCACACCGACCGCCAGCCCCATGAGTACAGAAGAACTATTGAGCACACTGACGGCTCTGACCGGCAGGCCATTGCCATGCCGGGTCCATTGCAGCCAGCCGTAGACTTGCAGGCCGGCGTAGATCACCTGCAACAGCATGTCCGAGTACAGCTTCACGTCGAAGAAAATCCAGATGTAGATGACCACCATGACCAGACCGATTGGCCAACACCAGGGGTTCTGCTTCACTGTCAGCCAGACTGCAATCACGCCGATGGCAGCGGCAAAGAGTTCAAGCCCGGACATGGCGGCACCTTGGTGGGAGTAGTGGT contains:
- a CDS encoding AAA family ATPase translates to MKVLVLTGPESSGKSWLAAEIHKHFGGVMVGEYVREFIEQQGRDTFYSDIPTIAQGQLTREDTARAGAPELLILDTHLLSNILWSRTLFGDCPAWIEEQLLSRSYDLHLLLSPKGVDWISDGQRCQPDPGERQAFFEASRKWLDTHRKPYQVLDGDWQQRREQAMVAVAKLLGASADLVLVQQAVESRSRDA
- the pnuC gene encoding nicotinamide riboside transporter PnuC; this translates as MSGLELFAAAIGVIAVWLTVKQNPWCWPIGLVMVVIYIWIFFDVKLYSDMLLQVIYAGLQVYGWLQWTRHGNGLPVRAVSVLNSSSVLMGLAVGVLISLVLGAGMAHFTDAAQPWLDAALTGFSLVAQVWMAQKRVQCWPLWIVLDVTFVGLFIYKDLYLTAALYALFTLLAVQGWREWRNDLVLAR